The Streptomyces sp. NBC_01363 region CCGCCAACCCCGACGGCCTGGAGAAGGTCGCCGCTGACCAGGGCATCGACAAGAAGACCGAGGAACACGCGGCCAAGGACTCCCCGCTCGCGGACTACGGCGTCAAGGTCGTGTCCAACGCCCGGATCTCCGGCGGCCTCGCCGGAGTCATCGGCGTCGGGGCCACGATCGTGGTCGGCAGCGGGGTCTTCTACGTGGTCCGCCGCCGTCGTACGCAGGACGCCCCCGACGACACCACGCGCACCAGCGAAAACGTCTGACATGGGCGCGGGACACGCACACAAGCTCTACCGGCACGGTCACTCGCCCGTCCACGACCTGCCGCCGCACTGCAAGATCGCCGCAGCCTTCTGCTTCGTGGTGGTCGTCGTCTCGACGCCGCGCGAATCGGTGTGGGCGTTCGGGCTGTACGCGGTGCTGCTCGGCGCGATCACCGCGCTCGCCCGCATCCCGGCGGGCTTCCTGCTCAAACGGCTGCTCATCGAGGTGCCGTTCGTCGCGTTCGCGCTGCTCATGCCGTTCGTGGTGCCCGGCGAACAGACCCATGTCCTCGGCCTCTCCGTCAGCGTCCCCGGCCTCTGGGGCGCCTGGAACGTCCTGGCCAAGGGCACCCTCGGCGTCGCCGCGTCCGTGCTCCTCGCCTCCACCACCGAACTGCGCTCGCTGCTGCTCGGCCTCCAGCGGCTCAGGCTGCCGCCGCTGCTCGTCCAGATCGCCTCCTTCATGATCCGGTACGGCGACGTGATCACCGACGAGATGCGCCGGATGTCGATCGCGCGCCGCTCCCGGGGCTTCGAGGCGCGCGGGGTACGGCAGTGGGGTGTCCTGGCCAAGTCGGCGGGCGCCCTCTTCATCAGGTCGTACGAGCGCGGCGAACGCGTCCACCTCGCCATGGTCAGCCGCGGCTACGCCGGTTCCATGCCGGTCATCGACGAGGTGACCGCCTCCCGGACCCAGTGGGCGTACGCCGCCGCCCTCCCCGTGCTCGCCCTCGCGGTCTGTCTGCTGGGATGGTCCCTATGAGTCAGCCCACCGCCTCCGCCCCCGCCCCGTCACTGGAAGTCGGCGGCCTCGCGTACGCCTACCCCGATGGCCACCAGGCGCTCTTCGGGGTGGACCTCACGGTCGCCCGGGGCGAACGGGTCGCCCTGCTCGGCCCCAACGGCGCCGGCAAGACCACCCTCGTCCTGCACCTCAACGGCATCCTGGACGCCGGGGCGGGCACCGTCCGGGTCGCCGGTCTCCCCGTCGAGAAGCGCAACCTCGCCGAGATCCGCCGCCGCGTCGGCATCGTCTTCCAGGACCCCGACGACCAGCTCTTCATGCCCACCGTCCGCGAGGACGTCGCCTTCGGCCCGGCCGCCTCCGGACTGCGCGGCGCCGAGCTGGAGGAACGCGTCACCGAGGCGCTGACGCAGGTCGGCATGGCGGAGTACGCGAACCGGCCGCCGCACCACCTCTCCTTCGGCCAGCGCCGCCGCGTCGCCGTCGCCACCGTCCTCGCCATGCGACCGGAGATCCTCGTCCTGGACGAGCCGTCCTCCAACCTGGACCCGGCCTCGCGGCGCGAGCTCGCCGACATCCTGCGGTCCCTGGACGTCACCGTGCTCATGGTCACGCACGACCTGCCGTACGCACTGGAGCTCTGCCCGCGCGCGGTGATCCTCAGCGAGGGCGTCATCGCCGCCGACGACCGCACCCAGGACCTGCTCTGCGACGAGAAGCTGATGCGCCGCCACCGCCTGGAACTGCCCTTCGGCTTCGATCCGCGCTCCGTGACGGTGGACGCTCCGCGACGCTGAACGTTCCGTGTCCGCGAACGTTCCGAGCCGGTGAACGTTCCGGCGCTGTGAACATGAGGTGACCCGCCACACGTCCGACCCGCCACGGGATGCACCATGGGGGGATGAGCGGGAGCGCAGGAGCAGGCGTGGACGTACGGGGCACGGTGGCGGCCGGATTCGAGCCGGTCAGGGATGCCTTCATCCGTAACTTCGAGCAGCGCGGCGAACGCGGCGCGGCCGTCACGGTCTACCGGGACGGGCACAAGGTCGTCGACCTCTGGGCCGGCACGAGAGACGTCGACGGCGTCGAACCCTGGGCCGTCGACACCGTGCAGATCGTCCGCTCGGCGGGCAAGGGCATCGCCGCCGCCGTACCGCTGCTGCTGCACCAGCGCGGCCAGCTCGACCTGGACGCCCCGGTCGGCACGTACTGGCCGGAGTTCAAGGCGGCCGGCAAGGAACGCGTGCTCGTCCGCCACCTCCTCTCCCACCGGGCCGGCATCCCCGCGCTCGACTGCCCGCTGACCCCCTCCGAAGCTGCCGACGGGACCAGCGGACCGCAGGCCGTCGCCGCCCAGCGCCCCCAGTGGGAACCCGGCACCGACCACGGCTACCACGCCCAGACCTACAGCTGGCTCATCGGCGAACTGGTGCGCCGGGTCACCGGCCGCACCGTCGGTCGCTGGATCGCCGAGGAGATCGCCCGGCCGCTCGGCCTGGACTTCTGGTTCGGCCTCCCGGCGGACGAGGCGCACCGGGTCGGCCGGATCGGGCCCGTCGAACCACCCGCCGCCGCAGGCAACACCGGCATCCTGCGGGTGCGCCCCAAGCGCTCCGTCGCCGAGGCGTACCGCGATCCGCAGTCCCTCACCCGCCGCGCCTTCGGGGCCATCGACCCGCTCCCCGACGAGAACGACCCCGGCTACCGGGCGGCCGAACTCCCCGCCTCCAACGGCATCGCCACCGCCCGCGCGCTGGCCCGCTGCTACGCCGCGATGATCGGCCCGGTCGACGGCCACCGCCTGTTCGCCCCGGCCACCCTCACCCTGGCCCGTACCGAGGAGTCGGCGGGCCCGGACCGGGTCCTGGTCGTCAACACCCGTTTCGGCCTGGGCTACATGCTGCACGGCCCGTCGGCGCCGCTGCTCGCCCCCGGCTCCTTCGGCCACCCCGGCCGGGGCGGCTCGCTCGGCTTCGCCGACCCCGAATCCGGCATCGCACTGGGCTATGTGACGAACGGTCTGCAGAAGGGAGTCACCGCCGATCCCCGTGCCCAGGCCCTGGTCAGGGCAGTACGGTCGGCGCTATGACTCCTCCTCACTCCGCTGGTCCACGGTTCGACGGATACGGCGTGCTCATCACCGGCGCGGGCCAGGGCATCGGCGCGGCCACGGCCCGCCTGCTTGCCTCCGAGGGCGCGCGCGTCCTGGTGACCGACCTGGACGGCGACCGCGCCGAACGGGCCGCCGCGGCGATACGCGGGACGGGCGGTGCCGCCGAGGCGCTGCCCTGCGACGTGGCCGACCGGGCGGCCGTCGAGGCGGCGGTGGCCCACGCCGTCGCCGCCTTCGGCTCCCTCGACGTGCTGGTCAACAACGCGTACGCCTGCGCCGCCGACGCCCCGTTCTTCGAGGACGAGCCCGACGAGGCCTGGCAGCGCGACCTGGACATCACCCTCACCGGCCCCTACCGCTGCGCCCGCGCCGCCCTCCCGCACCTGGTGGCCTCCGGCCGGGGCGCGATCGTCAACATCGGCTCGGTCAACGGCGAACAGGACTTCGGCAACCACGGCTACAGCGCGGCCAAGGCGGGCCTGGGCAGCCTCACCCGCACCCTCGCGGGCCACGCGGGGCCGCGCGGCGTACG contains the following coding sequences:
- a CDS encoding SDR family NAD(P)-dependent oxidoreductase yields the protein MTPPHSAGPRFDGYGVLITGAGQGIGAATARLLASEGARVLVTDLDGDRAERAAAAIRGTGGAAEALPCDVADRAAVEAAVAHAVAAFGSLDVLVNNAYACAADAPFFEDEPDEAWQRDLDITLTGPYRCARAALPHLVASGRGAIVNIGSVNGEQDFGNHGYSAAKAGLGSLTRTLAGHAGPRGVRVNLVAPGTIRTDAWAGRDAELSRVSGLYPLGRVGEPEDIASAVAFLASRDAAWITGTTLRVDGGLTAVNYGFRDAVSGA
- a CDS encoding energy-coupling factor ABC transporter ATP-binding protein, with amino-acid sequence MSQPTASAPAPSLEVGGLAYAYPDGHQALFGVDLTVARGERVALLGPNGAGKTTLVLHLNGILDAGAGTVRVAGLPVEKRNLAEIRRRVGIVFQDPDDQLFMPTVREDVAFGPAASGLRGAELEERVTEALTQVGMAEYANRPPHHLSFGQRRRVAVATVLAMRPEILVLDEPSSNLDPASRRELADILRSLDVTVLMVTHDLPYALELCPRAVILSEGVIAADDRTQDLLCDEKLMRRHRLELPFGFDPRSVTVDAPRR
- the cbiQ gene encoding cobalt ECF transporter T component CbiQ, which produces MGAGHAHKLYRHGHSPVHDLPPHCKIAAAFCFVVVVVSTPRESVWAFGLYAVLLGAITALARIPAGFLLKRLLIEVPFVAFALLMPFVVPGEQTHVLGLSVSVPGLWGAWNVLAKGTLGVAASVLLASTTELRSLLLGLQRLRLPPLLVQIASFMIRYGDVITDEMRRMSIARRSRGFEARGVRQWGVLAKSAGALFIRSYERGERVHLAMVSRGYAGSMPVIDEVTASRTQWAYAAALPVLALAVCLLGWSL
- a CDS encoding serine hydrolase domain-containing protein yields the protein MDVRGTVAAGFEPVRDAFIRNFEQRGERGAAVTVYRDGHKVVDLWAGTRDVDGVEPWAVDTVQIVRSAGKGIAAAVPLLLHQRGQLDLDAPVGTYWPEFKAAGKERVLVRHLLSHRAGIPALDCPLTPSEAADGTSGPQAVAAQRPQWEPGTDHGYHAQTYSWLIGELVRRVTGRTVGRWIAEEIARPLGLDFWFGLPADEAHRVGRIGPVEPPAAAGNTGILRVRPKRSVAEAYRDPQSLTRRAFGAIDPLPDENDPGYRAAELPASNGIATARALARCYAAMIGPVDGHRLFAPATLTLARTEESAGPDRVLVVNTRFGLGYMLHGPSAPLLAPGSFGHPGRGGSLGFADPESGIALGYVTNGLQKGVTADPRAQALVRAVRSAL